The Gossypium hirsutum isolate 1008001.06 chromosome A13, Gossypium_hirsutum_v2.1, whole genome shotgun sequence nucleotide sequence TAGGCTTCTAAGTTTAGTCTTTTAAGGCTcatcatatattaatattttattattattatttggtcaATGAAGTGAATGTTATGTAATGTGGACACCAAAtatatgataatttatatataaaatttaaaattttaaaaattccaagGGGTGGTTCGCACCCCCTTAGGTCCATCCTTAAACCAAGGCACCTTATTTGTGAATCATACACGGCTTTTCATGGAAATCGAAAAACAACACCCAATATGAGAACCATTCTTTCAATTGTTGACAGATCGAGTcgatgtcaaaaaaaaaaaaattacctcaATCAATCAATTTCGTGTAAATATATCTAAAACGTGgaataaaaatttgataaaatatatattaggtTTTCTTCTCTTGTAAGTTTAGCTTCTATCTTAGGTTTCCTTAAACCTGTATAAAGTTTAATTGTACTGCTTGTCCTattaccaatatatatattttcaaaagaaagcATCGCATTATTAGGCACTTTATTGTAATAGCACCACCTTACTAGAGGCACCACATTCTTAAACAAAATCTACACCTCaacatcattatttttttaatcattgtttgaCTTCATTTGTTGtatcttttcctttttcaatcattttccactattttctAATTCACCTTTTGAGGAACTTTGGCTTTTTTTAATCAAACTTTTCACCCCCAAATCCCTcctttatcatatatatatattattttcctaatgttataattatattaaattatcatttaaattatttatagttttttttatattatattcacACTGTTTTCCAAATTACGAGTTACAACTTCTAAATAAGATGGAATAAGGTAAAAATATAATAGAGGCCATTATATTAAGAGTCGAATTACATTTTGTTTCatctattttgaaaaataagaaaatcagCCCTCATACATTAGACCAAAGCGTAAATTAATCATTCTGCTAAAAATTGCtttcatttttacttttaaaaattagtccTTATATGTCAATATGATGTACACATGATACACCATGTATCTTTATTTGGTTATTTCGTCaactatattatttttttaacagtacaataaaactaatttactctttgaaTTAAGATacaaaaattaatctatttattttttgaataaaaaataaaataaaatctaattcaTAGAAACTTCCATACTACTTTTACAATAAAATAGCCTGGTTATGCAAAGACTTAAAAAGGTattccaccaaaaatttaataaattaaattgcaatgatGACAATAATGATATACGTGTATTTCAACTTAAATAGCTAAAACAATCtgttttattcattattattttttgttcacatacaaaaaaatgtaaataaatatttacgaaaaaAGTTTCGGTTgctttattgtttaatttaaaaatatatttaattgaaacATGCAAAAGAAACCATTATGAAAATGTtgtttaatttaacttttaacaaATCacatattttactaaaaaatattaaagaaaaagatGCTCGCTgagtatttaatatattttatttattttataagtatatttaaaaaaattgatattattttttatttttaaatatttatcccatatataaatatattgtcACCCTTTTTAGCATGGCGTTTTAGTTTTTTTAGAATCCCAGCGTAAGgttagattattttttaatttgattttacttTGATTgagggttttattatatatatatatatttagcaaaTTAGTTGAGGTTCCcaattatttaacaaaatagATGATTTGCGCCAACTTCAAAATCGGCAGCTCCAGATACCagcttctaatttttttttttcttctcatcaTCACAGTCGTAACCTGGAGCCTCCAACATTCATCAATTTTGAGTGCTTTAATAAAAAAGATGGCATCATATCATCAATAATGCTTGAAAGCTTAtaatagttttaaatttaaataaaaattaatatttttaattcaaaaataataatttttaaatataattttaaattgaagggaatgaatacAAAATTTGATAAACTTTAAGATATAGTCTAACTCCCACAAAATGATGATTCTCGCGAAATTCCTTCAAAGCATCAATTTATATAACAGAAACAACTCAAGccaaaaaaatgatcaaaagaaCAGAATAACCATAAAAAAACACTGCACGAGAGGTGTTTAAGTAAATGCTATCAATTGTATTCACTCTCATAGAATACATGATACAACAGATGATTTACAACTGAGGATGAGActttctatttatagttgagttttCCCAAATTCAACAGTTTAGCTAACTTTACATCAACGGACGAAATGAAGCCTATCTTTACAATTAAGGTATTTACCAactttatatattcaaattaaatctaattttagATATTATTCTCTGcaataataaaatgttaataataaaataaaatactttattgtttaattttttaagaatttattatccAAAATTTAAGTCATACGGGCCGGACCTCTCGGATCTAGTAATTGGGTCGAAGACAAATCTATTGTGTAGTACTCGCCCACCCGTGGTGTGGTGTGGAGACGTTTATTGTACAAAGTACCGAAGCCCCGCtctttttctttgtctttttcttttggtGATCTTTTGCTTTTCTATGATCGTCTTCTTAGCCTTTTCCTTTGTCCccccatttccatttccatttccatttccatctCATCCTTCATCCTTCTCTCTTTCTCTTACTCTCTGAGTCTGGACTGACCTTCTGTTCGTTAAACCCGGTAAGCTTTcgttcttctcttctctttctcaTTTTCCTGCTGAATTTCATGCACACTGGAACTGGAGACCCCAAGTCGATTTGACTGCCCCTTTCTCCATTTTTTTATCTCCGGATCCACTTCAAACAAGGCCATATGATGTTGCCTTTTTCCTTGAGTTTAAGCTCCAGTCGGTACCGAGTTCGTCATAGCTCTAATTTTTCGCGCCTGGAGTGAGTTTGAACTCACTATGATCCGTGTGTTGGAAGCCGACTCATTGTTTGCTTTGACAATTTTAAAACCTGTTCTGGTTTTTCTACTTTGATTTCAAATACTCGTCGCCTCGGTTGCAACGAACTGGAATCTACCTTATTCTTAGTTTGGAATTCAAACAGAGTTGCTTCGAGTCTGATCTGAGTCAAAGTACGTCAAAGCTCGAATTCGTTCGACTTTACTCTCTCCTTttaaaaacacacacacatattTTTATCAGTGTTTTTAAAATATCGAACACTAATTCGGATTTGGCCAAAAAAAAAACGGatattttgataaatcaaaaGAGAAATTAGCTAATCATTATTGCTAATTAGTATGATAATTATTATATGCAGATTAAGATTTGGATTCCAACTGAAGAAGGAAAATGAATACGCAACTTTTGGAGATTGAACCAAAGGAACTTGACATCGTCTGTGAGTACATAATTGCTTGACTGCCACTtcgtttttatttaataatagttAGATTAAGACACTttcaattgttatttttttaaattattagaaGAATAatcaatcttttatttttttaaatcattttgtaGTTCTTTACTTCTGTTTCTTTAcctctatttattattttgtagAAAAAAGGTACAATATACTCAACAGAGTAAAGAAAAAGGGGTGCTTTTAGCAATTATATTTGAATTTCTTTCCGCACTTATTGTGAAAGTCCGCTAATAATAAATGGTATTTAGTTTAGCTttgatgtttatttatttgtttattcttattaaaagttaattttttatagttattcTGAAGAAGCCATGCTCCTGCTCCGTTAGACTCACAAATAAGACTGACCAGCATGTTGCTTTCAAGGTTTGAACCTTGAACCAGCGCTTTTtgcattcctttttctttttaataaaatttactggATTCCAATGTAATTGGAGCAATGCTATTTTGCAGGTTAAAACTACATCTCCTAAGAAATACTGCGTGCGGCCTAATGTTGGCATTATTATGCCCAAAGCAAGATGTGATTTTACAGGTAAAGACTTTTGTACCGTAttgtatattttttctttttgttctgtaatgaacaatttcaaaatttaagtgtAGGAGAGTAATCGAGTCAAGTTTAGCTCAAGCGGTAAGAAGCTCCAGTTCCACTTAAAATCGAGGCTTGAAGTGAGGCTCAAGCTCGATCAAGTTTACTTTTAATGCTTGAGCTCAAATATTGAGATAGAAGCAAACTGCTCAAGCTCGCTCAATTAGGATTGATTGTGCTGGTTTACATAGTAAAGTAAGAGTTTGATTCTTGTACACAACTCCAAATTTGATTAGTGGTGCCTGAGTTAGGCTCTTGAGCTACTTGTGTCAAGCATTGGAATATTTGAATCTAGCTTGCTTGATAGCTCAAGCTTGACTTGATAGTGATTTTGAGGCGAATTTGAGCCTAACCCGTATAACTTGTAAACATAGATGTCTCACCTACATCCCTACTTAAGTTTCCTTTAATCTTATAATGGCTCATAACTAAGGTGTTAGTAGATATAAGGTCACCTGGCTGAGGGACCGAACAGGTTTTAATGATTTTGCCTTCTAGGGAAGTGAATGGAATGGGATAAGCCGATAATACTAAAATTTGCAGTCTTTTAGGTGCTTTAAATGCTCTGCATGTGTTGTAGTTGTCTAGTAGCTGGTTTCTCTTTCTATCTGATAATTCATGATTAATTTCCTCAGAATGCAAATATAATGAGCAAACAAAATCAAATACTTGACAATCTTGATCTTCAGAACAATCTGCCATTGTTCTGCCTCAGTAACTGGGCAAGTGAATCAAAGTTAGTGATGGAACTTATAAATAAAAGATAGTACTGAAATGTCTCGTATAATGTTCTTTACCCTTTCCTTTTCTTCCCCGTGCCATACTATATATTCTTATCCTTTTTTGGGGTACTTTTTATTTAGTTATCATGCAAGCTCAGCGCGAAGCCCCTCCTGATTTGATATGCAGAGATAAGTTCTTAATTCAAAGCACAGTTGTCCCCGTTGGAACAAATGATGAGGACATTACATCTGCCACAGTAAGTGATTTGTCTGCTCTGCTAGTGCTCTATTTGAGAACAGTAAGTGACTTTTGCCCATTCTTTTGCTCGATAGTTTGTCAAGGACAGTGGAAGATATATTGAAGAGCACAAGCTTAAGGTTGCTTTTATCAGCCCGCCTCATTCGCCAGTATGGTCAACAATTAATGGGACCGTGAATCAGGGAACAGATTATGATGCTTCAATACCAAAAGAGCCAGAATTCAGTAGAATTGGGATTCATGCACCATTGCAGACGGTTAGATATGCGTTGTCTACTTTTGTTGCCCTTTTAAGTTGCTTCAGTTCTAACATACATTACACGTGTGTATACACACATATGAACTTGTATGTGTGGTTGCATTATCTTTTACAggaaaatatatattctttttaatcTGAATGTGAACTTGAATGGAATTTTTGTTTGTATATAGTTAAACTTGAATTCCTTGATGAAGCTTATACCTAGCACCTTTATCATTGTTTATTTTCAGGGACAGGTTGCCAAGGTTGAGGAACCAAAGATGATAAATTTGGAAGATTTAAAGCCAACAAAGGATGTAGGGTTGAAGCCAAGAAAAGATATTAATGATgacttaaaattaacaaaatacgCCGAGCTGAAgccaaataataattttttcaatAGCAAGGAGTTAAAGCCAGTGAAAGATGTGGAAGTAAAGCCAAAGGAGAATGTTCTTGGTACTGAGGAATTTAAGTCTGTGAAGGAAAAGGAGTTCAACGAATTGAAGGATGGTGAGGTGAAAACATTGAAGTCCGTGGAGGAGCTAAAGTTTGCCAAAGATGTGGAGGAAATGAAATCAAAACTGACCGACCTTGAATCTAAGCTAGGCGAGGTAAGAGTACTTATAAGATAAAGAATGATGCTCCATGCTTGATACTTGATATTGACAGTTTAAAACAAAAGTTTGAGTTATATTTTGCCATCATTAGTTTCCATATATTATCTTGTCTTATGTTGCTTTAGACTCTTCATTTTGCTTTAAGTACCTGTGTTAGACGTGTTCTATGcatatttaaaaattgatatgGAGATATAACCCTCCAAAATATATGACAAAATTGAAAACACTGTGTGGGATATATACCCTTGTACAAGTAACATAGCTCCTGCCATTCTATTAAGTTTTAGTAAACACCAATGGTCATTTCCTTTCCAGGCTGAAGCTACTATATCAAAACTGACCGAGGAGAGGAGGTTAAGCACTCAAGAGCGAAAGACCTTAGAAGAAGAGCTGGTAAGTTTTCTATATGTGCGTTGTTGTTCTAATTCTTGTTATATGTTCCCAATCACTGTTTAATAATGGACAGTAAATTCTCATTTAAACTTGGTTGGTGTGGCATTTAGATTTTGGACTGTTATGATGAATGGTCATCATGTGTAGTTGTGGACCCTGGAGTGTCTTCTCTTTCTTAGAATAGACCAGTGTCTATTTCATAAAACGTGACAATCTTTCTGTCTTTTACGTCCGCAATAAATCCTCTTTTAGACCACTGATCTATGGGCCTACTGCAGCACCTATATAGTCCATCACTTGATGTCTATATCGAGTGGAATAATAATCCgtactttatttttccctaacATATCTGCGTTTGATATCCATGTTTTGGCATACTTTTCGGACATATATTCACCTTTTGAGTCCGGATAACACTCTTAGCATTCAGTAAGGTGGAAACTCAGCAAGAATTCTTAATCGGCAAACTATAAACCAATTTTCTGTGGAGTTCCATTAGATTACAGCAAACCAAtgtatgttttaatttattatgcGAAAACCCTTTAAATTTATTGACAAGAAGCTTGATATTACTAATATATGATGCAGGCGTTATTGAGGAAAAAGGCAAATATAAAAGGAGCTAAAGTGGGATACCCTCTGTTATTTGTTTGGATGGTAGCACTCATCTGTGTCTACATCGGATACTTGTTGGCACCATTGACAAAGAGCAAGGCATCCATGTCAGATCTTTACCAGCAAATGCAATAATCAAATACGAGATTAGCCCATTGATTCGGTAACTGTTTtacttttcttattttgtttatactttttatttttattgtcttAGTATTGTAATTCTTGTGGAACTTTTATCGAGCAAATGCTAAGTTCTTGTTGAGGATCAAATTAGATGTTGAATTCATGGATGCAAGTTTTTCCATCAAAATCAACTTCTCATTATATTGACGAATTTAAGTGTTGAAAGTCTAGTTTTACACTGATTTAGGTAAATAGATGCCAAATTTAgaggaaattaatttttttaattaatttttctcaaTCGCAAACAAAGAGAGTAGATTATGTTTTTCAGAATGAGTTCTCACAGATGAATATTTGATCAATTCATCCTTTTGtctttcaaattttttgaatCAAGACTTTATGGATACAATACATAAacaaaatctatatatatatatatatatgtatatattaaaaaaataataaatttacaacATCAGCAAAAAACAAAAACCACCAAAATACAACAAATTATACAGCAGAAACTTCAGGTTAGGCCtcaaaaagaatatttaaaaataaaatcatccgAATTGTGAAAGAACATGTTTAATCAATTATCATCTGTTTGAGCTGCACTTGAACTTCCAGGCATGGCTTCCAATGAAGCACTTGAAGAAGCAGCATTTTGAGATGAACCTGATAATGTTAATAAACCCTCAGAAGGCCATGGAATTGGTATCCAATACCTTCGTCTGTTCCCCACCCTCCCACTACTTTGGCCGGTGCCATTCTCGTCCATCTTTTCTTCGTCAGAAGGCAGCCGGAAGCGGCAAATGGGGCAAGAGCTATGAAGGTCCAACCATGGAGTAATGCATCCACCATGGAATTTATGTTTACATGGCATCTCTTTTGCTTGACTTCCAATCTCAATTTCTTCCAAGCACACACAACATTGTAGATTGTCATCTATGGTCACATTTGGCATTGCTTTCACTGCTTCTTTCTTTGCTGGTGGGTTCCCATGGCGGTTCGGATCATTGTCTGCTAAATACTGTAACAAAAGATCCCAACCAGGTCCCATTAAGTAATCACTAAATGAAATGGTTGCCCTTGGATTTGAGCTTTGTCCATGGTTGAAACCAAATGAGCCTTGAACAATCAATGCCTCGTCATTAAAAGGATCGAATAAGATCATTCGACCGCCTCGATCGGAACCTTCGTTCTCTGCATTCTCCGATTCGGTTCGAATATCTTGAAGTATCCGAATACCCGGACCCAAAGTCCTCCTCCTTCTCCTAGTAACCAAGGATTCAAACTCTCTACCAAGTTCGTCATCCATGGCATCATTGCCATCATTGATTTGGGCCCTGCCTGTGATTCGCAACTGTGAAGAACCTAAACCACCAATCAAGCCAAGCAAGATTGGACCCCAAAGTAAAAGATTGTTGGTTGAGCCTGCTGAATCGTTTCCGCCATTGTTGTTGTTGGAGTAAGGTGTTACGCTGGTGATTTCTTCAACAAATCCAGATTCACAAAATGGGCATTTGATCTCAGGTTCCATTGTTGGATTCACCATCTGAGAACAAATGTAACACCAATATCTACCTACTAGCATCCTATCCCCCATCTTTCTCTTTCAATCTACACCCAAAATTCACAACCAAATAAATAAGAATTAAAACCAAACATGGGAAGAAAAAAATATGACACAGAACTGAGAAACAATAGAATTAAAAGGAAATATGATACTAGGAACAAGATTAAACTTGAATTGTTCAATGTTAAGAACATCAAGAagaaaataatacaattttaaaGAACAACAAGACAAagatatattttttaagaaactgagataaaaattataagaacatGATTAAACCAAGCCAGGACTTTTTTTTGGTACCTTTCAGACAGAGGAAAAGGAAATGATATGAATTATTATGATACGAAAGAAATCATGAAGTGAGTTTTAGAGGTAAAAGAATGGGAAAACAAAAAATCTTTTGGAAGGTAAATTATTGTGTTCAATAGTTATTTTACCAATCATTTTTTGGGGGTTCAAAAGTTAAATGTCAAAAAACAGTTAACTATTTAAATATAGAGTTTTTCTTACAAGGAAAATGTATAGGTCATATCGGTTGGTGGGATTTCAGTTTTTTGAAAGAAGATAATTTAGAACCTCTAATCTAACATTTTTGGGATgttcaaatttcatttttcttaccGCTACAATTAACTCTTCCAAATTTCGAACTCTTCTttcaacttcaattttttttttttgtaattttaaagtTTGATAGTCGATTTTATAATCATAACCCAAAATTTCAAACTGATTTAGTTTAATATGGGTTTTCTCGGTCAAAATGATGTTTGCTAAGTATGCTTTTAGTAtatttttgatatgtttgaatgtgttttgaataggtagAAATGCTTGGATTTGATACCTAAGAAATGGTGTTTGAAATGACttgtttttttaagttattttggtTGCACACGACTTGGGACACGAtctaccacacggtcgtgtgccttaTTGATTTGTAAGTGTAgatgtttccacacggcctggagacacgaTCGTGTACCCCTATCTTTGAACTGTACACGGTTTCACCACACGGCCGCGTTCCTGAGCAcatgacttggccacatggcctgtgacccatgttttcaaattttttcacGTTCTTCTGTTTTGTTTCAGAATAGTCATTGTttgtttccaaactatttttaaggtttCGTGGACCCGACTTAAGTTCTATTTTCACATATatgctttgaatattgatttatgatgattaaattgagctctgaatttttttatttataattgaactgaaattttaaaaatgttgcaAATTAATCCTAGTTAAATTCTAGATGGTATTGGAGCATACATAAGCCCGTATATGATATGAGAAATGGCGTATTTGTTAATCATAACTTGAATTGACTATGTTTGgatgatttttgttaaatttgagcAATAATTATTGTTAGAGtggtgacccaaattcttattaaaataaaatacaagtggtgAGATAGGGGGATCTATAAGGGCGAAGGCCGAAGGCCGAAGGCCAAAATGCCAGAATTTACTTCCTCtgttttatattgatttgaataatgtgttTCAACCGTACT carries:
- the LOC107893155 gene encoding vesicle-associated protein 2-2 isoform X2; this encodes MNTQLLEIEPKELDIVFILKKPCSCSVRLTNKTDQHVAFKVKTTSPKKYCVRPNVGIIMPKARCDFTVIMQAQREAPPDLICRDKFLIQSTVVPVGTNDEDITSATFVKDSGRYIEEHKLKVAFISPPHSPVWSTINGTVNQGTDYDASIPKEPEFSRIGIHAPLQTVAKVEEPKMINLEDLKPTKDVGLKPRKDINDDLKLTKYAELKPNNNFFNSKELKPVKDVEVKPKENVLGTEEFKSVKEKEFNELKDGEVKTLKSVEELKFAKDVEEMKSKLTDLESKLGEAEATISKLTEERRLSTQERKTLEEELALLRKKANIKGAKVGYPLLFVWMVALICVYIGYLLAPLTKSKASMSDLYQQMQ
- the LOC107893155 gene encoding vesicle-associated protein 2-2 isoform X1, coding for MNTQLLEIEPKELDIVFILKKPCSCSVRLTNKTDQHVAFKVKTTSPKKYCVRPNVGIIMPKARCDFTVIMQAQREAPPDLICRDKFLIQSTVVPVGTNDEDITSATFVKDSGRYIEEHKLKVAFISPPHSPVWSTINGTVNQGTDYDASIPKEPEFSRIGIHAPLQTGQVAKVEEPKMINLEDLKPTKDVGLKPRKDINDDLKLTKYAELKPNNNFFNSKELKPVKDVEVKPKENVLGTEEFKSVKEKEFNELKDGEVKTLKSVEELKFAKDVEEMKSKLTDLESKLGEAEATISKLTEERRLSTQERKTLEEELALLRKKANIKGAKVGYPLLFVWMVALICVYIGYLLAPLTKSKASMSDLYQQMQ
- the LOC107893156 gene encoding E3 ubiquitin-protein ligase SIRP1; translated protein: MGDRMLVGRYWCYICSQMVNPTMEPEIKCPFCESGFVEEITSVTPYSNNNNGGNDSAGSTNNLLLWGPILLGLIGGLGSSQLRITGRAQINDGNDAMDDELGREFESLVTRRRRRTLGPGIRILQDIRTESENAENEGSDRGGRMILFDPFNDEALIVQGSFGFNHGQSSNPRATISFSDYLMGPGWDLLLQYLADNDPNRHGNPPAKKEAVKAMPNVTIDDNLQCCVCLEEIEIGSQAKEMPCKHKFHGGCITPWLDLHSSCPICRFRLPSDEEKMDENGTGQSSGRVGNRRRYWIPIPWPSEGLLTLSGSSQNAASSSASLEAMPGSSSAAQTDDN